One segment of Treponema vincentii F0403 DNA contains the following:
- the topA gene encoding type I DNA topoisomerase: MAKKTATKATSKAKKTNLIIVESPAKAKTIEKYLGSGYTVKASMGHLIDLPKSRIAIDIEHGFQPEYITVRGRAKLLKELQQDAKNAKHVFLASDNDREGEAIAYHLCNAIREKCEDVPINRIVFNEITPQAIKTAVQNPMDIDESKVNAQKARRVLDRLVGYNLSPLLWQKVKNGLSAGRVQSVALRLICEREVESFIPEEFWTLEGSFKKGKTAFNAQLALYKGEKPTLKNEREVQAIIDVLHGKEAAVTDVKSTQKTIHPKPPFTTSTMQQTAANRLGFTSRKTMQIAQQLYEGIAVGSSRVGLITYMRTDSVRISDVALAEVRKWIGEQHPAFLPEKPNFYTVGAKAQDAHEGIRPTYCNYTPDYLKDYLNRDQLRLYTLIWERFTASQMTGAKTETLSYEISAGDAVFRTASTKVTDKGFYAVLNLLLSKEEKGKTLPVLKTGDTLTVDSLTPEQHFTQGPARYTDASIVKMLEQKGIGRPSTYAPIISVLLDRYYVSRSNKQLVPTQLGRMINDILVENFNDVIDVNFTAGMEQKLDEIEEHNADWSKIIGSFYTPFITQVDSVMAHLGSLKGSLDEPTNFTCEKCGKRMMKKLCRFGFFLACEGFPECRNTKSIPLAKCPRPGCGGDIVSRRAKGRGKEFFGCTNFPKCNFISHFKPINAICPKCGWFLVEKYDKKNGSYKACVNPDCDYLHSIVEGVEDRDIE; this comes from the coding sequence ATGGCGAAAAAAACCGCAACAAAAGCAACATCAAAAGCAAAAAAAACGAACTTGATTATCGTAGAATCTCCGGCGAAAGCAAAAACGATTGAAAAGTATTTAGGCAGCGGCTATACGGTTAAAGCTTCGATGGGACACCTGATCGATCTGCCCAAGTCCCGTATTGCAATCGATATTGAACACGGCTTTCAGCCCGAATATATCACGGTACGCGGTAGAGCCAAGCTGTTAAAAGAGCTGCAGCAGGATGCAAAAAACGCCAAGCATGTCTTTCTCGCAAGTGATAATGACCGCGAAGGGGAGGCTATCGCCTATCACCTCTGCAATGCAATACGGGAAAAATGCGAAGATGTCCCGATAAACCGCATCGTTTTTAACGAGATTACCCCGCAGGCAATTAAAACCGCCGTGCAGAATCCTATGGATATCGACGAGTCAAAAGTCAACGCTCAAAAAGCCCGCCGCGTACTCGACCGGCTTGTCGGCTATAACCTTTCTCCTCTTCTCTGGCAAAAGGTAAAGAACGGGCTTTCCGCAGGGCGGGTACAGTCGGTTGCGCTGCGCCTTATCTGCGAACGGGAAGTGGAAAGTTTTATCCCCGAAGAATTTTGGACGCTTGAAGGCTCTTTTAAAAAAGGCAAAACAGCCTTTAACGCCCAGCTTGCTCTCTATAAAGGAGAAAAACCTACGCTGAAAAACGAGCGGGAGGTACAGGCCATCATCGATGTATTGCACGGGAAGGAGGCGGCGGTTACCGATGTCAAAAGCACCCAAAAGACCATCCATCCTAAGCCCCCGTTTACAACCTCCACGATGCAGCAAACCGCGGCAAACAGGCTCGGCTTTACCTCCCGTAAAACGATGCAGATTGCACAGCAGCTGTATGAAGGTATCGCCGTCGGCTCGAGCCGCGTCGGTTTAATCACCTATATGCGTACCGACTCGGTGCGTATATCCGATGTCGCCCTTGCGGAGGTGCGTAAGTGGATCGGCGAGCAGCATCCCGCCTTTTTGCCTGAAAAACCGAATTTCTACACCGTCGGCGCAAAAGCACAGGATGCCCACGAAGGTATCCGCCCCACATACTGCAATTATACGCCCGATTATCTAAAGGACTACCTGAACCGCGACCAGTTACGCCTGTACACCCTTATCTGGGAACGCTTTACCGCGAGCCAGATGACCGGCGCAAAGACGGAAACGCTCAGCTATGAAATTTCCGCCGGTGATGCGGTTTTTAGGACGGCTTCTACAAAGGTAACGGACAAGGGCTTTTACGCCGTGCTGAATCTGCTCCTTTCAAAAGAAGAGAAAGGCAAAACCTTACCGGTATTAAAAACCGGCGATACCCTGACGGTGGACAGCCTTACGCCCGAACAGCACTTTACGCAGGGGCCGGCTCGCTATACCGACGCGAGTATCGTTAAGATGTTGGAACAAAAAGGCATCGGACGCCCGTCGACTTATGCGCCGATTATTTCGGTGCTGCTCGACCGCTATTACGTCAGCCGCTCCAATAAGCAGCTCGTTCCCACCCAGCTCGGCAGAATGATCAACGATATTTTGGTGGAGAACTTCAACGATGTTATTGATGTCAACTTTACCGCCGGTATGGAACAGAAATTGGACGAAATAGAAGAACACAATGCCGATTGGTCAAAGATTATCGGCTCCTTCTATACCCCGTTTATCACGCAGGTAGATTCGGTGATGGCTCATTTAGGCAGTTTGAAAGGAAGCCTCGACGAACCGACCAACTTTACCTGCGAAAAGTGCGGCAAGCGGATGATGAAAAAGCTCTGCCGCTTCGGTTTTTTCTTGGCATGTGAAGGCTTTCCCGAATGCCGCAATACAAAATCCATTCCGCTGGCAAAATGTCCGCGGCCGGGATGCGGCGGCGACATCGTATCCCGACGGGCAAAAGGACGGGGAAAAGAATTCTTCGGCTGTACAAACTTTCCGAAATGCAATTTTATCTCTCACTTTAAGCCGATTAACGCAATATGTCCGAAATGCGGCTGGTTCTTGGTAGAAAAATACGACAAAAAGAACGGCAGCTATAAGGCCTGCGTAAACCCCGACTGCGATTACCTGCACAGCATTGTCGAAGGTGTGGAAGACCGGGATATCGAATAG
- a CDS encoding tyrosine-type recombinase/integrase, translating to MEQVFEDYLAYSAGVRHFSEKTIEAYRNDLKLFSAWLAENELPFTEVSKVQVRIFVADLGNRHFAPASVNRILSCVRGLYRYALQKGLCTTNPAALIRNLKQPDKLPRFLFPDEAERFCEFPKEAGILWYARDAALFSSLYSTGCRAAELQGLKITDLKGECRWAIVRGKGSKERKVFFADFAQEAVQRYLTERAELIAYLKEQDGLKTPVAEEALFLNCRGGALTTQGIRYIIDRYTALLPNYKKLTPHAFRHSFASMFITRGADIRVVQELLGHSNIATTQRYTHITAAQLQDLYHKAHPHG from the coding sequence ATGGAGCAGGTCTTTGAGGACTACCTCGCCTACAGCGCGGGTGTGAGGCACTTTTCCGAAAAAACGATTGAAGCGTACCGGAACGACCTCAAGCTTTTTTCAGCATGGCTTGCAGAAAATGAACTACCCTTTACCGAAGTTTCGAAAGTGCAGGTACGCATCTTTGTCGCAGACCTCGGTAACCGGCATTTTGCTCCGGCAAGCGTCAACCGTATCCTGTCTTGCGTGCGGGGACTGTACCGCTATGCCCTGCAGAAAGGCCTGTGCACGACAAACCCCGCCGCGCTTATCCGCAACCTCAAACAACCGGACAAGCTGCCCCGCTTCCTCTTCCCTGACGAAGCGGAACGCTTCTGCGAATTTCCCAAAGAAGCGGGAATTTTATGGTATGCCCGCGATGCAGCGCTCTTTTCTTCGCTCTACTCCACCGGATGCCGTGCGGCAGAGCTGCAGGGGCTCAAAATAACGGATTTAAAGGGTGAGTGCCGCTGGGCAATCGTGCGGGGAAAGGGCAGCAAAGAGCGTAAGGTGTTTTTTGCGGATTTTGCTCAAGAAGCGGTGCAGCGGTATTTGACGGAACGGGCGGAATTGATTGCCTATCTAAAAGAACAGGACGGCTTAAAGACGCCTGTTGCGGAAGAGGCTCTTTTTTTAAACTGCCGCGGCGGGGCGCTTACGACACAGGGCATACGCTACATCATCGATCGGTATACCGCCCTGCTTCCGAACTATAAAAAGCTTACGCCGCACGCATTCCGGCATAGTTTTGCCTCCATGTTTATCACGCGGGGTGCGGATATACGGGTTGTGCAAGAACTGTTGGGGCACAGCAATATCGCAACCACGCAGCGGTACACGCATATCACGGCAGCCCAGCTCCAAGACCTGTACCACAAAGCCCACCCGCATGGGTAA
- a CDS encoding L-threonylcarbamoyladenylate synthase, translating to MRIQKKSPNSAAAAAAELKKGNVIIIPTDTIYGFSGLIGKTAESIARIKGREENKPFIALIAEPADIYRYTELKIPEHILNLWPAPLTLIVPLKGQGTQAFRCPADEWLRSVVAAAGDAVYSTSVNRSGTPPLTDIKTICKEFEDSVGLVVDGGNLEGLPSTLVDLTSGTPRVLRQGSVVID from the coding sequence ATGCGTATTCAAAAAAAATCTCCTAATTCGGCAGCCGCTGCTGCAGCGGAACTCAAGAAGGGTAATGTTATCATTATCCCAACCGATACGATTTACGGATTTTCCGGTTTGATCGGAAAAACTGCGGAATCAATTGCCCGCATTAAAGGAAGAGAAGAAAATAAGCCGTTTATCGCCCTTATTGCCGAACCTGCGGATATTTACCGCTATACCGAACTAAAAATTCCCGAACATATCTTGAATCTGTGGCCTGCACCGCTGACTCTCATTGTGCCGTTAAAAGGGCAGGGGACACAGGCCTTTCGGTGCCCTGCGGATGAATGGCTGCGGAGTGTCGTTGCTGCTGCAGGCGACGCGGTGTATTCGACAAGCGTCAACCGTTCGGGAACTCCTCCGCTTACCGATATAAAGACCATCTGTAAAGAGTTTGAAGATTCTGTCGGGTTAGTTGTTGACGGCGGTAATCTTGAGGGGCTCCCTTCTACGCTGGTCGATTTAACGTCCGGCACACCCCGCGTACTCCGGCAAGGTTCTGTCGTTATCGATTAA
- a CDS encoding 6-hydroxymethylpterin diphosphokinase MptE-like protein: MLPFRLHSKYNPNKEAEQFAASIEGTPSIIVITEPGESYLAPALKAQFPYTKRIAIRYSETLFSDSDDLWDAVWRPGNGSLPFFLLSHIPDEKLAGTRFLSWKAADKAFPDEAEAAWNQIRYTINMLTSVMHTRSFFGNKWLKNTVDNFIRLERPALLSFGERNFILAGAGPTLEQLTAAQAASYSILAVSSACRVLTARNIPIDLCIATDAGYWALPHFDSLPAGVPAAFPLEAAVPSSILKAHPCVPLSYNSPLEAALFTAAHLQPLTARENGTVTGTACELLLRHTNRNIILAGVDLAAAKGFTHARPHASITRLFAAANRLNPLAGTLAVQNFASQSLETYRQWFLQLPPASARRLFRAGTGGAPLPNIKPVDLTAGAAETAQPAVLSADTAARMCNTQSGSTNNTQPCSTQLGTGNPPAKHKNSAQDAALLSVHPYPAPSRPERTQIVFSLLNTLRTGLPALIAMEPARLTEDAATLEKQICALCSYTAYCNVVKNPTDAKAQANLTEQVSRVLGAFIKRIEA, from the coding sequence ATGCTTCCCTTTCGTCTCCATTCAAAGTACAATCCAAATAAAGAAGCGGAACAATTCGCCGCCTCTATTGAAGGCACCCCTTCCATTATCGTCATAACCGAGCCGGGCGAATCCTACCTCGCCCCCGCACTGAAAGCACAATTTCCATACACAAAACGTATCGCAATACGCTACAGCGAAACGCTTTTTTCCGATTCCGATGATCTTTGGGATGCCGTATGGCGGCCGGGAAACGGAAGCCTGCCTTTTTTTTTACTGTCTCATATACCCGATGAAAAATTAGCCGGAACCCGTTTTTTAAGCTGGAAGGCTGCCGATAAAGCGTTTCCCGATGAGGCGGAGGCAGCTTGGAATCAGATCCGGTATACAATCAATATGCTTACAAGCGTCATGCATACCCGCTCCTTTTTCGGAAATAAATGGCTCAAAAACACCGTCGATAATTTTATCCGGCTTGAACGCCCTGCACTGCTGAGCTTCGGAGAACGGAATTTTATCCTAGCGGGAGCAGGCCCGACCTTGGAGCAGCTCACCGCGGCGCAAGCGGCGTCATACTCTATCCTTGCCGTATCATCGGCGTGCAGGGTACTAACGGCTCGGAATATCCCGATAGACCTCTGCATCGCTACCGACGCCGGCTATTGGGCATTACCGCATTTTGACAGCCTGCCTGCAGGCGTCCCCGCAGCCTTTCCGCTCGAAGCGGCCGTTCCCTCATCGATATTAAAAGCTCATCCTTGTGTGCCGCTTTCCTACAATTCTCCGCTGGAAGCAGCGCTCTTTACGGCCGCACATCTGCAGCCGCTTACAGCCCGCGAGAACGGCACCGTAACGGGAACGGCCTGCGAACTGCTGTTACGGCACACCAACCGGAATATCATCCTTGCAGGCGTCGATCTGGCAGCTGCAAAAGGGTTTACCCATGCCCGGCCGCATGCAAGCATCACACGTCTGTTTGCTGCGGCGAATAGACTTAATCCGCTTGCGGGTACGCTCGCCGTACAAAACTTTGCATCTCAATCGCTTGAAACCTACCGGCAATGGTTTTTGCAGCTGCCTCCTGCATCCGCACGGAGACTTTTCCGCGCCGGTACGGGGGGTGCGCCGCTACCTAATATCAAACCCGTAGACCTAACGGCCGGCGCCGCCGAAACCGCTCAACCTGCAGTATTATCGGCCGATACCGCCGCCCGCATGTGCAATACACAGTCCGGCAGCACGAACAACACGCAACCTTGCAGCACGCAGCTCGGCACCGGTAATCCACCTGCCAAACACAAAAACAGCGCCCAAGATGCGGCGCTGCTTTCCGTACACCCCTACCCCGCGCCTTCCCGTCCGGAACGCACTCAAATTGTATTCTCTCTTTTAAACACGCTGCGTACCGGACTGCCGGCCTTAATCGCAATGGAACCGGCGCGGCTTACGGAGGATGCGGCAACACTTGAAAAGCAGATATGCGCATTATGCAGCTATACCGCGTACTGCAACGTTGTAAAAAATCCTACGGATGCAAAAGCACAAGCAAATCTGACCGAACAGGTAAGCCGCGTACTCGGCGCGTTCATTAAAAGGATAGAAGCATGA
- a CDS encoding tetratricopeptide repeat protein — translation MKSKKVPYIGLLCSVLFLCVACKDNAFIRRMQDMEMGVKNPSSIEELQSAIQKYQGKINDILTMEQRIGIWYKILGRRYMDKKMYKKALEAFRSALEYFPENQHVFYQIGVCAAIIAKSTLDYPNMGLDERQAYFDLSVSAYKRAVELDPTYTRAVYALSVLYVFELNRPEDAITIMEPVAAREKKPLDSLFILGRAYYMTGQYEKAIAAYDRIIKTSGSAEQRADAERNKAFVENARR, via the coding sequence ATGAAATCAAAAAAAGTTCCGTATATCGGGCTGCTGTGTTCCGTTCTTTTCCTCTGCGTTGCCTGTAAGGATAACGCCTTTATACGGCGGATGCAGGACATGGAGATGGGCGTCAAAAATCCCTCTTCTATAGAAGAATTGCAATCGGCCATACAAAAATATCAGGGAAAGATCAACGACATTCTTACGATGGAACAGCGGATCGGCATTTGGTATAAAATTCTCGGCCGCCGGTACATGGATAAAAAGATGTACAAAAAAGCGCTCGAAGCCTTCCGCAGCGCATTGGAATACTTTCCCGAAAATCAGCATGTGTTTTATCAAATCGGCGTATGCGCCGCCATCATAGCAAAAAGCACCCTCGATTACCCGAATATGGGCCTTGACGAACGGCAGGCATACTTTGATCTGTCGGTCTCCGCCTATAAACGCGCCGTGGAGCTTGACCCAACCTATACGCGGGCGGTGTATGCACTGTCCGTGCTCTATGTCTTTGAATTGAACCGTCCGGAAGATGCCATTACGATTATGGAACCGGTGGCCGCCCGCGAGAAAAAACCGCTTGACTCCCTCTTCATTTTGGGGCGCGCCTATTATATGACCGGTCAATACGAAAAAGCGATTGCAGCCTACGACCGTATTATCAAAACGAGCGGAAGCGCCGAACAGCGTGCCGATGCCGAACGGAATAAGGCTTTTGTAGAAAATGCACGGCGCTAA
- a CDS encoding motility associated factor glycosyltransferase family protein has translation MTVLEKNLAAISIEQPELAENLRRARTGVVYKGIAAAKTGEPVPLFASGQALQSLYNPIREAERAVTASAGFMLFCGLGNGIHLKVFLDKHPQSFCAITEADYESFKQLLSLIDYTGLLSDSRVFLLPPCTDGTFISALAASYLPAVHGTFGYHILRTWNEYYKTQTEDLPEKIEQALEKIKADFSVQVHFGKIWLRNIFLNLRLAGAVKPAYPHTDTNRTALVLGAGPSLEEGLLLLKRCRQRYTVFCTDTAFPAACTSGIIPEFFIAIDPQHISYQHTIGVIPKETTGIFDLSANTAGARRFYENGNALFFTAGGHPLVQTAALFSPFPPLTTGSGTVAVAAYHAAQALGYRHIECSGMDFAYTGGKAYSRGTYLSDQYAGSAARICPQENSFVRLMFRTEIYGKRTKKGLTYRTPLLDSYREAFEAEKQSVIRWQHADFQQFPYTAFLSSFMQSLQQRGRNTEMSLLPALAWCKVHRKEKFTDIELVSELISEYTDL, from the coding sequence ATGACGGTTTTAGAGAAGAACCTCGCTGCGATAAGCATCGAACAGCCGGAACTCGCAGAAAACCTCCGGCGGGCTCGCACAGGAGTCGTCTATAAAGGCATCGCAGCGGCAAAAACAGGCGAACCGGTGCCTCTTTTCGCATCGGGGCAGGCGCTGCAATCCCTCTACAATCCCATACGGGAGGCGGAGCGCGCCGTTACCGCATCCGCCGGGTTTATGCTCTTTTGCGGGCTGGGAAACGGCATCCACCTCAAAGTTTTTTTAGATAAGCATCCTCAATCCTTTTGCGCAATTACGGAAGCCGATTACGAATCGTTTAAACAGCTGCTCTCGCTTATCGACTATACGGGATTGTTATCCGACAGCAGGGTGTTCCTTTTGCCGCCCTGCACCGACGGCACGTTTATATCAGCACTCGCGGCTTCCTATTTACCGGCCGTACACGGTACCTTCGGCTATCATATTTTAAGAACATGGAACGAATACTATAAAACGCAAACCGAAGATTTGCCGGAGAAAATCGAACAAGCGCTCGAAAAAATCAAAGCGGATTTTTCGGTTCAAGTTCATTTCGGAAAAATCTGGCTGCGGAATATCTTTTTGAATTTACGCCTCGCCGGCGCCGTTAAGCCTGCATACCCGCACACGGATACAAACCGGACGGCGTTGGTATTGGGAGCCGGACCAAGTTTGGAAGAAGGCTTGTTGCTGCTTAAACGGTGCCGACAGCGGTACACGGTCTTTTGTACCGATACAGCCTTTCCAGCCGCGTGCACCAGCGGGATTATACCTGAATTCTTTATTGCGATTGACCCGCAGCATATTTCGTATCAGCACACCATCGGCGTCATACCTAAGGAAACGACCGGTATTTTCGACCTTTCTGCTAACACAGCCGGAGCGCGCCGCTTTTATGAAAACGGCAATGCCTTGTTCTTTACGGCAGGCGGCCATCCGCTCGTCCAAACCGCCGCGCTTTTTTCTCCTTTTCCGCCGCTTACCACGGGTTCCGGCACTGTGGCCGTCGCAGCCTACCATGCAGCGCAAGCGCTCGGATACCGGCATATCGAATGCAGCGGTATGGATTTTGCCTACACCGGCGGCAAAGCATATTCCCGCGGCACCTATCTTTCGGATCAATATGCAGGCAGCGCGGCGCGTATTTGCCCGCAAGAAAACTCTTTTGTCCGCCTTATGTTCCGTACCGAAATTTACGGCAAACGGACGAAGAAAGGCCTTACCTATCGAACGCCGCTCTTGGATTCCTATCGGGAGGCTTTTGAAGCGGAAAAGCAGAGTGTTATCCGCTGGCAGCACGCCGATTTTCAGCAATTTCCGTATACGGCATTCCTCTCATCCTTTATGCAAAGCTTACAGCAACGAGGCCGGAATACCGAAATGAGTCTCCTGCCCGCACTTGCATGGTGCAAAGTACATAGAAAAGAAAAATTCACCGATATTGAACTTGTATCGGAACTCATTTCGGAGTATACTGATTTATGA
- a CDS encoding septum formation initiator family protein — MKFYLKVITPLFVFAFVYSVLSICLGPRGFFARQQLRRQREALVQHVQLLSDMGENLNIRIANLSSDPETIAVYAHELGYIQKNERLIKLMNFSGTAERTDDAGVAYLIEAPRYVPDAVCKTIAVSMSIIVIMCEMIMSRKNAYSKKIS, encoded by the coding sequence ATGAAATTTTATTTGAAAGTTATTACGCCTCTTTTTGTGTTTGCGTTTGTCTATAGTGTTTTGAGCATTTGTTTGGGGCCGCGGGGTTTTTTTGCACGCCAGCAGTTAAGGCGGCAGCGTGAGGCGCTTGTTCAGCATGTTCAGCTCTTATCGGATATGGGTGAAAATCTGAATATCCGTATTGCAAATCTTTCTTCCGACCCCGAAACCATTGCCGTGTATGCGCATGAATTGGGGTATATCCAAAAAAACGAACGGCTTATCAAATTGATGAACTTTTCCGGTACTGCAGAGCGTACCGACGATGCCGGTGTTGCCTATCTGATCGAAGCACCCCGCTATGTGCCGGATGCCGTTTGTAAAACAATCGCTGTTTCGATGAGCATTATTGTGATTATGTGCGAAATGATTATGAGTAGAAAAAATGCGTATTCAAAAAAAATCTCCTAA
- the dprA gene encoding DNA-processing protein DprA produces MNTTTDSEKRKLYIALSYCSFLKGSERLLLARTLDTLQALTVSSIDTLSRIVQRSFRTRSYKPELLEQAVEKAESLMKYCRINMTFYDDADFPPLLREIPDAPFLLYYRGVLPKADTPAAAIVGTRRPTGNGIKAALQLGTECGHAGIPVISGLARGIDTFAHRGALEGGGLTTAVLACGLDRLYPQSNARLAGRILETGGCILSEYAPGEPPLAYRFPQRNRLISGLARATVVIEAPAKSGALITADFALEQGRDVCIHGGMTDSVQNTGCKKLAEDGAIPVEHAGDLLREWAHPALQYLQREQRIQLPLFEKGAP; encoded by the coding sequence ATGAACACAACAACCGATTCCGAAAAGCGGAAACTCTACATAGCACTCTCTTATTGCTCTTTTCTCAAAGGCAGCGAACGGCTTTTGCTTGCCCGCACGCTTGACACTTTGCAAGCACTTACAGTAAGTTCAATAGACACGTTGAGCCGGATCGTGCAGCGGAGCTTCCGTACGCGCAGCTACAAGCCCGAACTGCTTGAACAGGCGGTGGAAAAGGCCGAGTCGCTGATGAAGTATTGCCGAATCAACATGACGTTTTACGACGATGCCGACTTTCCTCCCCTACTGCGGGAGATTCCCGATGCGCCTTTTTTGCTGTACTACCGCGGCGTTTTGCCGAAAGCGGATACGCCCGCTGCGGCGATTGTCGGTACCCGCCGCCCGACAGGGAACGGCATTAAGGCTGCGCTGCAGCTAGGTACCGAATGCGGACACGCGGGCATTCCCGTTATTTCGGGATTGGCACGGGGAATCGACACCTTCGCGCATCGGGGAGCATTGGAAGGCGGCGGGCTTACGACGGCGGTGCTGGCCTGCGGGCTTGACCGGCTGTACCCGCAGAGCAATGCGCGGCTTGCAGGCAGAATCCTCGAAACGGGCGGCTGTATCCTCAGCGAATATGCGCCCGGAGAACCGCCCCTCGCGTACCGCTTCCCGCAGCGTAACCGGCTGATTTCGGGATTAGCCCGCGCAACCGTTGTTATCGAAGCGCCGGCAAAATCGGGGGCGCTTATTACTGCAGACTTTGCCCTCGAACAAGGACGCGACGTATGTATACACGGCGGGATGACGGATTCCGTACAGAATACCGGCTGCAAAAAGCTCGCTGAAGACGGGGCTATTCCGGTAGAACATGCCGGCGACCTTTTGCGCGAATGGGCGCATCCGGCTTTGCAGTATTTACAGAGAGAACAGCGCATACAACTACCTTTGTTTGAGAAAGGAGCACCATAA
- a CDS encoding Rpn family recombination-promoting nuclease/putative transposase: MENTYTLTLKNDYLFKLLLGSEENKACLQDFLECVLDMPAGMITDLELLDKELSKDEITDKTGILDVKLRLKDGTTIDIEIQNSWSTEFIPRTLFYWAKMYIEGFKEGEPYTSLTRCIAINLISQGFKLNSEVHSAYRILEQQTYQQLTDLLEIHFLNLAAVKGTKIRQAITTKKQEKLLNWLRFIETDDKEERAMLATTSPILQMLNEKIDVLSLNPEERKLYESRMKLKSDIATISEVQFKAGAEWGLAEGKTLGLAEGEARGRSEGSRQAKLETAKTMLSMGYPQADICKITGLSKAEIEAIK, from the coding sequence ATGGAAAACACCTATACCTTAACCCTTAAAAACGATTATTTATTCAAGCTTCTGCTCGGCTCGGAAGAAAACAAAGCCTGCTTGCAGGACTTTCTTGAATGCGTACTGGACATGCCCGCCGGTATGATTACCGACCTTGAATTACTGGACAAAGAACTTAGTAAAGATGAGATAACCGATAAGACCGGCATTCTCGATGTTAAGCTCCGCCTAAAAGACGGAACAACAATCGATATTGAAATTCAAAACTCGTGGTCCACCGAATTTATTCCCCGTACATTGTTCTATTGGGCTAAAATGTACATTGAAGGCTTCAAAGAAGGTGAACCGTATACCAGTCTTACAAGATGCATCGCTATTAATCTGATCTCCCAAGGATTTAAGCTCAATAGTGAGGTGCACTCTGCCTATCGCATACTGGAACAACAAACTTATCAACAGCTCACTGATTTATTAGAGATACACTTTCTGAACTTGGCGGCAGTAAAAGGGACTAAGATACGGCAAGCTATCACTACCAAAAAGCAGGAAAAACTGTTAAACTGGTTGCGGTTTATAGAAACGGACGATAAGGAGGAGAGAGCCATGTTAGCGACAACTTCACCGATATTACAAATGTTGAATGAGAAAATCGATGTTCTCAGCTTGAATCCTGAAGAACGGAAGCTGTATGAATCAAGAATGAAGCTGAAAAGCGACATAGCAACCATTTCTGAAGTGCAGTTCAAAGCAGGAGCCGAATGGGGTCTTGCGGAAGGTAAAACGCTTGGCCTCGCAGAAGGAGAAGCCCGCGGTCGCTCAGAGGGTTCCCGCCAAGCAAAGCTCGAAACGGCAAAAACGATGCTTAGTATGGGCTATCCGCAGGCCGATATTTGCAAAATTACAGGACTATCTAAAGCAGAAATTGAGGCCATAAAATAA